The uncultured Hyphomonas sp. genome includes a region encoding these proteins:
- a CDS encoding MaoC/PaaZ C-terminal domain-containing protein: MPINQDAVGSKGTPRTWAWDSRDALLYALGVGAGMEDPVGAELEFTTENTMGVDQQVLPTFGVLAGFNARGGKSAMSNAGTYDPRMLVHGEQGIRLHRTIPVEGEISIVDEITGIYDKGKGAVVATKAVATLTADGKPLFELTSSVFIVGEGGFGGDKGPSGQTNVAPERAPDHEVTYQTRSDQALLYRLSGDRNPLHSDKKFSDVGGFPKPILHGLCTYGFTGRALLASLCGNAPARFTAMDGRFSSPVLPGEALTTKIWTGEGDNGTAIFQTVGGDGRVVINNGGFSYA; this comes from the coding sequence ATGCCAATCAATCAAGATGCCGTCGGATCGAAGGGCACACCGAGAACCTGGGCATGGGATTCACGGGACGCCCTGCTCTATGCGCTGGGCGTCGGCGCCGGGATGGAAGACCCCGTCGGGGCCGAACTGGAATTCACGACCGAAAACACGATGGGCGTTGACCAGCAAGTGCTGCCCACATTCGGCGTGCTGGCGGGTTTCAATGCCAGAGGCGGAAAAAGCGCCATGTCCAATGCCGGGACCTATGACCCCCGCATGCTGGTCCATGGCGAACAGGGCATCCGCCTGCACCGTACCATTCCGGTTGAAGGCGAGATATCCATCGTCGATGAAATCACCGGCATTTACGACAAAGGCAAAGGCGCCGTCGTCGCGACCAAAGCCGTGGCGACGCTGACGGCGGACGGCAAACCGCTCTTCGAACTCACCTCATCTGTGTTCATTGTCGGTGAAGGCGGTTTTGGAGGCGACAAGGGCCCGTCCGGCCAGACGAATGTCGCACCGGAACGGGCGCCGGATCACGAGGTGACCTACCAGACCCGGTCGGACCAGGCCCTGCTCTATCGCCTGAGCGGCGATCGCAATCCCCTGCATTCCGACAAGAAATTCTCTGATGTCGGTGGCTTCCCGAAACCGATCCTGCACGGCCTGTGCACCTACGGCTTCACGGGCCGCGCCCTGCTCGCCTCGCTCTGCGGAAACGCTCCGGCGCGGTTCACGGCGATGGACGGACGCTTCTCTTCCCCGGTCCTGCCGGGCGAAGCGCTGACCACAAAGATCTGGACCGGAGAAGGCGATAACGGCACGGCCATCTTCCAGACCGTCGGCGGAGATGGCCGTGTCGTCATCAACAATGGAGGCTTCAGTTACGCCTGA